Within the Pseudomonas fulva genome, the region GCAGCGACTTGAGCTCGCGGTCGCTCAGGGTGTGCAGGTTGAGGATGTCCTTGCGAAACAGCAGGGCCTTGTTGGTGTTGTCCCAGACCAGGTCCTCGACCGGATAGATCTCCGAGTAGCCGGGCACGAGGATGCGGCAGGCGTTGGCGCCGAGGTCGTCATAGGTGGCTACGTAGACCTCCTTGCCCATGTCCTCGAGGATACCGAACAGGGTCGCGGCTTCCTGCTCGTTGGAGTCGGCGCCCTCGCCGGAGAAATCCCACTCGACGAAGTCGAAGTCGGCCTTGGCGCCGAAGAAGCGCCAGGACACCACACCGCTGGAGTCGATGAAGTGCTCGACGAAGTTGTTCGGCTCGGTCAGCGCCAGACTGTCGAAGGTCGGTTGCGGCAGGTCGTTGAGGCCCTCGAAGCTGCGCCCCTGCAGCAGCTCGGTGAGGCTGCGCTCCAGGGCCACTTCCAGGCTCGGGTGGGCGCCGAAGGAGGCGAACACGCCGCCGGTACGCGGATTCATCAAAGTCACGCACATCACCGGGAATTCACCGCCCAGGGAGGCGTCCTTGACCAGCACCGGGAAGCCTTGTTCTTCCAGGCCCTGGATGCCGGCGACGATGCCCGGGTACTTGGCCAGCACCTCCTGCGGCACATCCGGCAGGCACAGCTCGCCTTCGAGGATCTCGCGCTTCACCGCCCGCTCGAAGATCTCCGACAGGCACTGCACCTGGGCCTCGGCCAGGGTATTGCCGGCGCTCATGCCGTTGGACAGGTACAGGTTCTCGATCAGGTTGGAAGGGAAATACACCGTCTGGCCATCGCTCCTGCGCACGAAGGGCAGCGAACAGATGCCGCGCAGGGTGTTGCCCGAGTTGGTGTCGTACAGGTGCGAGCCACGCAGTTCGCCATCCGGGTTGTAGATGGCCAGGCAATGCGCGTCGAGGATCTCCTCGGGTAGTGCGTCCTTCGGGCCCGGCTTGAACCAGCGCTCGTTCGGGTAGTGGACGAACTCGGCAGCGGCGACGTCCTCGCCCCAGAACTGGTCGTTGTAGAAGAAGTTGCAGTTCAGCCGCTCGATGAACTCGCCCAGGGCCGAGGCCAGGGCGCTTTCCTTGGTCGAACCCTTGCCGTTGGTGAAGCACAGGTTCGACTGCGCATCACGGATATGCAGCGACCAGACGTTGGGCACGATATTGCGCCAGGAGGCGATCTCGATCTTCATCCCCAGATCCGCGAGGATGCCCGACATGTTGGCGATGGTCTGCTCCAGCGGCAGATCCTTGCCCGGGATATAGGTGGTGGTATCGGACACCGGCATCAGCAGCGCCTGGGCATCAGCGTCGAGGTTGTCGACTTCCTCGATGATGAACTCGGGGCCTTGCTGCACCACCTTCTTCACCGTGCAGCGGTCGATGGAGCGCAGAATGCCCAGGCGATCCTTCTCGGAGATATCGGCGGGCAGCTCCACCTGGATCTTGAAGATCTGCGCGTAGCGGTTCTCCGGGTCGACGATATTGTTCTGCGACAGGCGGATATTCTCGGTGGGAATGTCCCGCGTCTGGCAGTAAAGCTTGACGAAGTACGCCGCGCACAGCGCCGAGGAAGCCAGGAAATAGTCGAACGGCCCCGGCGCCGAGCCATCGCCCTTGTAGCGAATCGGCTGATCGGCGATCACCGTGAAGTCGTCGAACTTGGCTTCGAGGCGAAGGTTGTCGAGAAAGTTGACCTTGATTTCCATGGAGCGGCACCGGCAAGCAAACGAATGGCCGGCATTATCCGGGTTTTCGCGGGGAAGTCTCGTGCGGGGTCTGGATGGCAGCTGAGTGGTGGCCCCTTGGTCGAATACCTCGAAAAGCCGCTTTACTGAGAATTCCTGTGCGCATAAATTGTGCGCGTTATTCGGCAAGGAAATGCTCATGTTGCCTTCATACGATCTCAATGCCCCGAAACGAGCGGCCAACCTTCGCGTCAATGAGGATCTGCTCAATAAGGTCAAGGCTCTCGACATCAACCTCTCTGCCACCCTGGAAAAGGCATTGGCCCAGGCGTTGAAGGAAAAGCAGCGTGAGCAATGGTTGACAGACAACCGTCAGGCCATCGCTGCTTACAATGAGCATGTAGAGGCCAATGGCGTGTTCGGCGACGAATTGCGCAGCTTCTGATGCCGCAGTTTGCCGTTTATAGAAACATCAATCCTGCCACCAGGGCCGCCGTGCCCTTGCTGCTCGATGTACAGAGCGACCTGCTTGCGGAACTCGGTACGCGGGTTGTGGTGCCGCTCTATCCGGCGAGCATCCTGCAGGGAGAGATGTTGAAAAGCCTCACGCCACGGTTTGAAATCGAAGGTGAGCCGTACGTGATGATGACGCCGCAAATGGCGGGTATCGCCAACAAACAGTTGGGGCTCATGGTGGCGGATTTAACTGCGCGGCGTGATGAAATCATCGCGGCGCTCGATCTGCTGATAACCGGCATTTGAGCAAAGTGCGTGTGTGGGCAGGGTGGGTGACTCCGCAGCGCGGACAGGTGCTCGCCGTACGATCTGCGCGGGCTCAGCGCTGGCGATCGTCGCCCGGTGCTTTCTCCAGCGCCGACAGATCCTGTACCCAGGGCAGCGCCGCTTCGCACCACTTCTGCCAGGTCGGCCGCAATTGCTGCGACTCGGCCAGCACGCCGACGCGCAGACCGTAAGCGGTCGGGTTGTCGGCGTCATAGGTAAACAACTGCGAACCACAGTCGCCACAGAACGCCTGGGCACGCCGCGAACCGCTCTCCGCCACCTTCACATACACCTTGGGCGTACCCCGCAGCAGCGAAAATGTGCCAGGAAGCGCCGGCGTGGAGACCCGGAACGCCGTGCCAGTGAGCTTCTGGCAATCGTGGCAATGGCACACGCTGGTGAGTTGT harbors:
- a CDS encoding OsmC domain/YcaO domain-containing protein; amino-acid sequence: MEIKVNFLDNLRLEAKFDDFTVIADQPIRYKGDGSAPGPFDYFLASSALCAAYFVKLYCQTRDIPTENIRLSQNNIVDPENRYAQIFKIQVELPADISEKDRLGILRSIDRCTVKKVVQQGPEFIIEEVDNLDADAQALLMPVSDTTTYIPGKDLPLEQTIANMSGILADLGMKIEIASWRNIVPNVWSLHIRDAQSNLCFTNGKGSTKESALASALGEFIERLNCNFFYNDQFWGEDVAAAEFVHYPNERWFKPGPKDALPEEILDAHCLAIYNPDGELRGSHLYDTNSGNTLRGICSLPFVRRSDGQTVYFPSNLIENLYLSNGMSAGNTLAEAQVQCLSEIFERAVKREILEGELCLPDVPQEVLAKYPGIVAGIQGLEEQGFPVLVKDASLGGEFPVMCVTLMNPRTGGVFASFGAHPSLEVALERSLTELLQGRSFEGLNDLPQPTFDSLALTEPNNFVEHFIDSSGVVSWRFFGAKADFDFVEWDFSGEGADSNEQEAATLFGILEDMGKEVYVATYDDLGANACRILVPGYSEIYPVEDLVWDNTNKALLFRKDILNLHTLSDRELKSLLRNLNNIEVDDYTDISTLIGIEFDDNTVWGQLTILELKLLINLALNKYDDTKELVEAFLQYNDNTVERGLFYQAVNAVLEIQLDDELELANFEHNLRRMFGSERIDAAIGSVHGSVRFSGLTPTSMKLEGLDKHQRLIDSYRKLHAARARAAGLANQ
- a CDS encoding type II toxin-antitoxin system CcdA family antitoxin, translating into MLPSYDLNAPKRAANLRVNEDLLNKVKALDINLSATLEKALAQALKEKQREQWLTDNRQAIAAYNEHVEANGVFGDELRSF
- a CDS encoding CcdB family protein — translated: MPQFAVYRNINPATRAAVPLLLDVQSDLLAELGTRVVVPLYPASILQGEMLKSLTPRFEIEGEPYVMMTPQMAGIANKQLGLMVADLTARRDEIIAALDLLITGI
- a CDS encoding GFA family protein, which gives rise to MKVHGSCHCDAIAFVAETDPQLTSVCHCHDCQKLTGTAFRVSTPALPGTFSLLRGTPKVYVKVAESGSRRAQAFCGDCGSQLFTYDADNPTAYGLRVGVLAESQQLRPTWQKWCEAALPWVQDLSALEKAPGDDRQR